Proteins encoded by one window of Cloeon dipterum chromosome 2, ieCloDipt1.1, whole genome shotgun sequence:
- the LOC135935823 gene encoding uncharacterized protein LOC135935823 encodes MQLPDKFFFRLDCHQAAIAFGVFDLIILFPLLCYTKAAQIVMENNANVTAKIIEIFGESATKEVSNGMFGAVASALFHSVIVIFMLIAVFKQGKLTRWLMLPWLIYIPIALLGIIALAINSAIVFYTLGGAPAALLTAIAGLFSILYLCYSILAVFCSFRSLGSPSYETSNLPLKQGDAVVVI; translated from the exons atgcagcttcccgacaaattttttttccgGCTTGATTGCCACCAAGCTGCGATTGCTTTTGGAGTCTTCGACTTG ATCATACTGTTCCCCTTACTGTGTTACACCAAAGCAGCTCAAATTGTGATGGAAAATAACGCGAATGTGACagcaaaaatcattgaaa TTTTTGGTGAATCTGCTACAAAGGAAGTTTCCAACGGAATGTTTGGTGCGGTTGCGTCTGCTCTCTTCCACAGTGTCATCGttatttttatgctaattGCTGTATTCAAG CAAGGAAAACTGACCCGATGGTTAATGCTGCCGTGGCTTATATACATCCCAATCGCACTGCTTGGAATCATCGCTTTAGCTATAAATTCCGCCATCGTGTTCTACACATTAGGCGGAGCTCCTGCAGCATTGCTTACAGCCATCGCGGGTCTCTTTAGTATTC TTTACTTGTGCTACTCCATACTGGCAGTTTTTTGCAGTTTCCGATCATTAGGCTCTCCCTCGTATGAAACATCAAATTTGCCTCTAAAACAAGGAGACGCCGTCGTTGTTAtatga